The Levilactobacillus namurensis genomic interval TCAGTGCCAGGGTAATCAGCCATTGACTTTAGCCGGTTTTCTTTGTATTATGGTCATTGGTATTGTTTGCCCCACGATAAGCCCCGGAAAGTTTACTTGGTGTCAGACAAACACAGATTTATGGAGGAATTTAACGTGCGTACAACTTATATGGCAAAACCAAACGACGTTGACCGCAAATGGTACATCGTCGACGCAACTGACGTTAGTTTAGGTCGGCTTGCTTCCGTCGTCGCTTCTATCTTACGTGGTAAGAACAAGCCAACGTTCACCCCTAACGTGGACACTGGTGATAACGTTATCGTTATCAACGCCAGCAAGATTGCTTTGACTGGCCGTAAGACCACGGACAAGATTTACTACCACCATACTCACTTCGCTGGTGGTTTGAAGTCACGGACCGCTGGTAACTTCCGGGATGAAAACCCTGAAAAGTTAATCGAAACTTCTGTCCAAGGCATGCTTCCGAAGAACTCATTAGGTCACCAAATGGCCTTGAAGCTTCACGTTTATGCTGGTGAAGACCACAAGCATGAAGCACAAAAGCCAGAAGTCTTAGACATCACGAACCTAATTTAAGGAGGAAACCCAATTGGCACAAGTTCAATATCGCGGCACTGGCCGTCGTAAAAACTCTTCTGCCCGTGTACGTTTAGTACCCGGTTCAGGTAAGATTGTCATGAACAACAAGGCAATCGAAGATTACATTCCATTTGCAAGTATCCGTGAAGTGATTTTACAACCCTTCAACGTTACGGAAACGCTTGGTAACTACGATGCTTTAGTTACTGTACGTGGTGGCGGTTTCTCTGGCCAAGCTGGAGCTACCCGTCATGGAATCGCACGGGCTTTGCTCGAAGTTGACCCAGACTTCCGTGGCCCATTGAAGCGTGCAGGTCTGTTGACCCGTGACGCTCGAATGAAAGAACGGAAGAAGCCAGGTCTCAAGAAGGCCCGGAAAGCTTCACAATTCTCCAAGCGTTAATCTCAGGATTACCTTGGTGCAACCAAAAGGCACTCACAGCGATGTGGGCGCCTTTTTTGGTTTGTTTAGCAAAGCGCCTTCCCAAGCGTGCCAATTGCGTTCGGTCGTCAACCGGCATTAGACTGGGGATGGTAT includes:
- the rplM gene encoding 50S ribosomal protein L13, whose protein sequence is MRTTYMAKPNDVDRKWYIVDATDVSLGRLASVVASILRGKNKPTFTPNVDTGDNVIVINASKIALTGRKTTDKIYYHHTHFAGGLKSRTAGNFRDENPEKLIETSVQGMLPKNSLGHQMALKLHVYAGEDHKHEAQKPEVLDITNLI
- the rpsI gene encoding 30S ribosomal protein S9, coding for MAQVQYRGTGRRKNSSARVRLVPGSGKIVMNNKAIEDYIPFASIREVILQPFNVTETLGNYDALVTVRGGGFSGQAGATRHGIARALLEVDPDFRGPLKRAGLLTRDARMKERKKPGLKKARKASQFSKR